Sequence from the Mixophyes fleayi isolate aMixFle1 chromosome 4, aMixFle1.hap1, whole genome shotgun sequence genome:
GTTTTCTGGGCCTATCGCCCGAATCTGAGGAACCACTGCTCGTGGAAAGAACCGGTGACCCTAACAACTGTACATCGTGTGTGGTACCAGAAACAGACTCACCATGAGGAGCAGGATTCCCGGCCGCGACTGATGTCTCCACAACACTGGCTGACCCCGGTTGGGCATCTGTTGATCCCGGGATTGGTTCTACACGAATCCCAGCCGACCTCTGTTCCTGAGACTCAGACCCAGAACGACCTCCACCGACAGCCCTCATCTCCTGGTTCGCGACCGCAGGTTCTGCAACACAAAGTGGAGCAGTAAGCTGAGATCTAGGAACGTAGTCCAGTCGACGCCGCGCTGATCCCAAGGCTGGGCCGCAGGGCTCTAATCTAGGAGGCAAAAGGGGTGACGGGCTATAGGAACCCCCAGATAAGACCCGACGCTGAGGGGGGAAATCGTCGTAAAGGGCCCGGTATGGTTCTTCGTAAAACCCACTTGGTCTGGACTGGGTGCGCCGCGGAGGGGACCATTGGGACGTATTACCGCCGCTGGAATGATGGTAATCATATACCAAATTATCTTGCGTGGGACCTGGCCTAAATTGACTGGTGCGGCCATACGCTCCAGGCGGCGATGGGGCACGCTGGGACCTGTATGTCCACTCGTCTATTGCTGGCAGAACGTGGCGAGAAAGAGAGGGCCTCACAGGCGCCAGAGGGCTGTCCCCAAAAACTTCCAGGTTCCCACTACTGGGCCTATCTGATCCCACGTGTCTTTGCCCCAGCCTGAAACTCTGGACCCTGTCCGTCCCCGGTGTGCATGGTCTAAACGGGCCTCTGTCAGACAAAGGGGCCCCCCCATGATGTGCCCCCCAAGAAGAACCCCTGCCACTATGGGGTAAAAAGGGGCTGGGCGGGAAATGCAACtgatgaggggcaggggggttATACGTCAGTCTGTCCCCTCTGCGGGCCAAGATGGGTGGGGTGATGGGGTACTGGATAAAGGCCTCCGAGCTAGACCCACTTTGCCGCCCTGGAGGGTTGCTGGAAGTCACCCCTCTATCCCCCGTGAGACTGCCCCTAGATGGCGACACCCGGGTCTCCTGTGTAATGTTGGGCACAACTGCTGCTGGGAGAGGCGCAGGGGTGCTGACTggaatcacccccccccctcccccccccccgctgctgaCCACAAAAGCTGGCACCATGGAGTGGGATGGCGgcctgggtctgcgcatgcgcgacccagATGACTCCGCCGACCGGGTAGCGCGACCCCGCCGGCCGCTGGTAAGGATAGGGGCAATGACAGAAGCGTGGGTCCCAGCCACGGACCCACGCTGGGGCTGAGGGAGAAATCCCTGAACTTCCGCTGAGGGAAGGGCTGGGGAGGGGCTGGCAGCAACATGGCGCCGGGAGCTGAGGGGGGAAGGGGACCTGTAGCGTGCTGGGCGGGCAGATGAGCGTCTAGGACGGGGCATGGTGGCAGGAGAAGCGGGgaaggagaaaaaggcacaaaCGGAGAGGGGAAGGAAAAtggagggggaaagagggagaAACAGGCGGAGATGAAGGGGGAAGGATTAAGGGAACAAAGAAAAACGGATAAAGGGAGAAAACACAGGTGGACAGAAAATGAAAAGAGCGCGCAGAAAatagaaagagagaaaagcaaCAGGGAGAGGTATAGGAGAAGAAACAGGACAATTGAACAGAAAAAACAAGAGGTACTTATCCGTTTTCTGGCTCAGGTCCTCCTTCTgcaatctcgtgctgtggaatgaaccagacaggaagtgcagcctcctataacaatcaaggtccctcccactggattaccattggtcgggccaacccatgttaacaccttcaggtcagtgttcagcttactacaaaccctgtcgccctttaagtgcattcgtcctattcagcctcatttgtcattgtcactcaccccccccctttcccctgcatacattgtcactcaccccccctttcccctgcatacattgtcactcacctccccctttcccatgcatacattgtcactcaccccccctttcccatgcatacattgtcactcaccccccctttcccatgcatatattgtcactcactcccccctttcccatgcatacattgtcactcactcccccctttcccatgcatacattgtcactcaccccccctttcccatgcatacattgtcactcaccccccctttcccatgcatacattgtcactcaccccccctttcccatgcatacattgtcactcaccccccctttcccatgcatacattgtcactcccccgcccttccccctgcacccctgcagacattttcttccccctgcagacatcacTTCTCCCGTGCAGTAATTTTTAGTTATTGCCAACCCCAGCCCCCCTCcgcagtacctgtcactatcccctggACGGATTACAAAGAAAAACAGTGCTccaactcagggccatcttttccattgggcatgatgggcagctgcccgggggccccacaggcaagggggccccataggcacggctcttaatgagaataaataatcctgcaaaagaaaaaaacctgcaaaaaaatccttcaagggtcactgagcaagtacatctatctatctctatctctatatatcaatatatctgtatctgtatacatctatatatctatatctatatctatatctagaggccccggtgcactgctttgcccgggggtccataatgttgttaagatggccctactCCAACTTACCAAAGGCTCCTGGGCGGCTGCGTCGTCGCAAAGTGACGTCATCGCgcggaagtttaaaaaaaaattaaattgcgggactggaagcgcagggaccggaccggcccatacagccatcagcccttctggcaaatgccagaagtgccagatggccagtccggccctgtacatAAGTGTTGCTAGGGTGCTATGGTTAATTTGATTGACGTGAATATTAACATCCGTATTACAAATGAATGttattttttgggaaatttaCTGTTTAACTTgataaatattgtaatatagatggtaaatgTTAAAACTTTtaacaatatgcaaatatatattttaaacgtAAAGAAAGTAGATTACGACATAAGTTGACCAACAATTACTTTTTAAATTGATTATAAATCCATAAGTATATAACCTACATAGTAAGATTATGAAAATAACATTAATGAGCTGCCACTTTAAATAATcgaaaacataatttaaatattgaATTGCAACAGATTTATAGTTCACCTTAACAAGTGCTTTAGAAAAGAACTAGTATACTGAATTCCTGCCATTGCAATTTCGATTGCATCTTATTCTGTAGAATATTGATTAAGCAATATAATTAAAGAAATTTGTAAGTAAACAGTCAATTAAacttaaaggggggtattcaattgttagcgagatgcgttaaaattttgcgctcgaaaaaaaaaaccaaacgcgctcgtttttttcctgttcgagcgcgtgtttaaaaaaaaaacctcaattcaattgtttttttgcatgcaccccctcgcgctctattattggtcctagcgagtttgaaatggttaaggcactcattttactataaaaaaataaaagtaaattaatgcaatcaagaatggccccagcactgcaaaggagattgggcccctacactgcaatcaagaagggccccaacactgcacaagagaatgggcccccacactgcaatgaagaatggccccagcactgcaaaggagattgggcccctacactgcaatgaagaagggccccagcactgcaagcaacaatggccccccgtacagcagaattaaagattttacaaggaggtacattttttgaaatttacaaacatttcttgaacactggccaagcatggacatttgtaagttacaaatatttgtgggacagtgggcaagccggacatttcttcgaaggtacaaaataatttttgggacttCGCGTAAATTAGTGTGTGTAgttaaagcatcataaaactgaggatttcgtccatggtgagtatcttgttttttgtttttttcaataaaaatctatggtgtacatgagggtgtttactgtatttcttggggttttattatttttaataaagatttgtggttggaatgagggtgttgtgcttttatttaacattttgctttgtggaactacagatcacagccagccgtgggtgtaagagcatgttggcacttgtggttctactacaagtgcaaacatgccctgggtgctatgggtacgctggtgcttgtagttagacaagtagcagcatgcccacactatttaggccaacatggctggctgggacatgtagttccacaaatcaaattttttttttgttttgttttttttcatacaaaatccccatttattaccctactacccacagcccaggggtagtaggaagagccctagtgctatcggcactgggctgggtgtccctaggggggtggcccgcttacatttttcagcggaccacaatccctagggaatccaggccagcgctgaacagtctgtgggtgtttagtcattatggccgtgggacccaaacttcGTTTCcacccccctgctatagtgcctatcaccccggctggtttgcctagtgctggttcaattaaattagggggaaccctacgtcaaatttttcaaagagtttaactcacacatcaatagcctgccagcactagggcgaagactaaatagagtggggagtaaacgattttgcttttaaaaaaaaaataaaaaaacatgatactttttggcacaaccaccccccttaaaaacaaaaaaataatataaaaaagtttaaatacatgcaccactatggttttttctaaagggggaaatttccaaacATTAAGTAATGTAGGTAATGTAATGTGGGTCAAACTCAACATCTGTCCCTATAAAAACTTCTCGCGACCAATGTCACATCGCCACTTATTATTACTGAATAAGCTTGAtaatttgtgctgtatatctAGCTTTGccatatttgtgtctgtcctcaataaagctttgggcgcATGACTTCCctaccctacccctctcacctaccgttccctcacatccattgtttgtttttttttaaatgttatattgtttaagtTTGTATGGTTAGTGCAGCATTTGATGTATAttgtaggatgttatatcttgtactttatgccttttATTGTACTAAAATATATgaatgatttatgttttatggtgtactgcgtacacttgaatgcaatgtatcatgtattttttatacaaataaagttaatttttcaatcaaaaatctgGCTTTGCCTGACTCTTTTACAGAGAACGGATTTTGCTATATACCCCTTTGGGATATCTGTTTGCCATTCACCAAAAATCGCTGCAATTTCGAGGAATTTATTTAGATGCGGATTATCCTATTACCGAAATTATGGCGACTGCATCTGTTTCCCTAGTGCCATCTCAGAAAGGTGGAAATCTACTCAACGTTGATGGATTTCTTTTCACCAAGAACAAACAGCATGGAGAAAGGTGCTATTGAGCtatcgctcctttgagcagggctctcttaccttctgtttccatcacttttaactgcgctctccagctactcagctcacctcctctcagtccctctgccctctgtctcctctcgcttctctccgctcccctcagtgactctcaacctgtcatccgtgcccaccctcttgggccatagttacctgcctatactcacttttcccctccctccctctctttcatgctgtgcctgagcccccagagttatagtgcttactgttacttgtactgtgctgtttcaccttgtactgtgccattgtttgtccttgtacggcgctacggatactttgtggcgccctataaataaaaattaataataataataataataatattggcgaTGTAAGAATGGCAGTTGCCAGCATGAGCCATTACTatggaatttgccaatagccgTGAACTGATCTCTCACACGGAACATAACCATGCAGCGTGGGCAGAAAGAACTGATGTTTCCAGAGCAAGACACAACATTAGGGAACGGGCACGTAATACCATGGAGAGCCCGGCACAGATCATCCAGCTTGTCCCagctgaaatgccatcaacaagcACAGTGTACATGCCAAATTGATCTGCTCTCAGGCAATCGGTGAAGAGAGTGAGACTCGCTGATATGCCAGCCCAGCCAAGGTCTATAAACGATATCAATGTCCCCGACAATTTAAAAG
This genomic interval carries:
- the LOC142152726 gene encoding uncharacterized protein LOC142152726 produces the protein MPRPRRSSARPARYRSPSPLSSRRHVAASPSPALPSAEVQGFLPQPQRGSVAGTHASVIAPILTSGRRGRATRSAESSGSRMRRPRPPSHSMVPAFVVSSGGGGGGGVIPVSTPAPLPAAVVPNITQETRVSPSRGSLTGDRGVTSSNPPGRQSGSSSEAFIQYPITPPILARRGDRLTYNPPAPHQLHFPPSPFLPHSGRGSSWGAHHGGAPLSDRGPFRPCTPGTDRVQSFRLGQRHVGSDRPSSGNLEVFGDSPLAPVRPSLSRHVLPAIDEWTYRSQRAPSPPGAYGRTSQFRPGPTQDNLVYDYHHSSGGNTSQWSPPRRTQSRPSGFYEEPYRALYDDFPPQRRVLSGGSYSPSPLLPPRLEPCGPALGSARRRLDYVPRSQLTAPLCVAEPAVANQEMRAVGGGRSGSESQEQRSAGIRVEPIPGSTDAQPGSASVVETSVAAGNPAPHDHQAGIRGLIEQAVAPSTLRTYQASWRRWSLFSGQKDQSEAGQRDAMLAFMWESYSKGESRASMASTLAGISFMARLQGYTDVTKGFMISKALKGWARTRLLQADARLPITDNILDQLIGTLGWIAVDEYEKTLFSVAFSMAFFGAFRVSELVAKSRGHQESGLQAEHVSLCGGVVSCKIIRSKTDQSGRGAWVQLHRQPNSNICPVNLVSRFMNMRPQARLFLCHHNGMPLTKYQFSAIMKKSLQSLNIDSSMYGTHSFRIGAATSAALAGSSTETIKALGR